One genomic window of Acidobacteriota bacterium includes the following:
- a CDS encoding PAS domain S-box protein gives MGEKVTPPATSAEVLRARTLREAHQRGLPPILTHISPESRSNGDSAGHSADIEKAYLEQIVENAPEAISILDLDLRVIRINDEFTRLFGFDHDETCGKTIDTLVVPPDRSAETVWIADSVAQGNKLSLETRRLRKDGTLVDVLVSASPVMVDGRRVATYASYRDITEQKRAEELNSALYAIAARAHSVENQQQFFAAIHNIVGHLMYARNFYIALLDFDQQLLHFPYFVDEQDGAPASKHLGRGLTEHVIRTGEPLLATPGVFEELVQRGEAELIGAASLDWLGVPLMGSNGCIGALVVQSYSENVRFGERDRDILKFVSQQIATAIEHKRYEEALRRSEARYRSLILSAAYGIYRCTLAGKFLDVNPALISMLGYVSVEEVLQLDPRRDVFFNAQELDRLTEEYRRNGSLNGVEVQWRAKDGHVIVVRLSGRPVSGADTVEELEIIAEDITERRQLEEQFRQAQKMEAVGRLAGGVAHDFNNLLMVINGYTEVLLEELKSGSPMYQKVHSIQQASDRAATLTRQLLAFSRKQLLELKVVDVNTVIADMERLLRPLIGENITLATRLAPDAGRTRADAGQLEQVIMNLVVNAKDAMPDGGRITIQSSEVTVRPNFREHRFIQPGRYVVISVVDTGLGMDKETQSRIFEPFFTTKEKGKGTGLGLSTVYGIVKQSGGYVFAQSEIGTGTTFYIYLPRVEDAPEAMSPAKAQENEKGGCETILLVEDEDSVRELVRETLVARGYHVLEAENGESGLRVAEMHRDEIDILITDVIMPGIGGRELAKRLLQIRPRLAVLYLSGYTEDTILHQGALDPGTAFLQKPFTLQNLARKVREVLRLASN, from the coding sequence ATGGGGGAGAAAGTCACCCCGCCAGCCACTTCAGCCGAAGTGCTGCGGGCAAGAACGCTGCGGGAAGCGCACCAGCGTGGACTTCCTCCGATCCTGACGCACATTTCTCCTGAGTCAAGATCCAACGGCGATTCCGCCGGACACTCCGCTGACATCGAAAAAGCCTACCTCGAGCAGATTGTCGAGAATGCCCCGGAAGCGATCAGTATTCTTGACTTGGATCTGCGAGTCATCCGCATCAACGACGAATTCACACGCCTGTTCGGATTTGATCACGACGAAACCTGCGGAAAAACGATCGACACTCTGGTCGTTCCTCCCGACCGCTCCGCGGAAACCGTCTGGATCGCCGATAGCGTAGCGCAAGGGAACAAGCTCTCACTGGAAACGCGGCGGCTCCGCAAAGACGGAACCTTGGTGGACGTTCTCGTCTCAGCCTCTCCGGTGATGGTCGACGGTCGCAGAGTCGCCACCTACGCCTCCTATCGCGATATCACGGAACAAAAGCGCGCGGAGGAATTGAACTCGGCCCTCTACGCGATCGCAGCACGCGCGCATTCGGTAGAAAATCAGCAACAGTTCTTTGCCGCGATCCACAACATCGTCGGCCATCTCATGTATGCGCGGAACTTCTACATCGCGCTTCTCGATTTCGATCAGCAACTTCTGCATTTCCCTTACTTCGTCGATGAACAGGACGGAGCACCGGCATCCAAGCACCTGGGACGTGGCCTCACGGAACATGTCATCCGCACCGGTGAGCCTCTCCTGGCGACGCCCGGCGTCTTCGAAGAGCTTGTGCAGCGCGGAGAAGCGGAACTGATCGGCGCCGCCTCGCTCGACTGGCTCGGCGTTCCTCTCATGGGAAGTAACGGCTGTATTGGAGCCCTGGTCGTCCAGAGCTATAGCGAAAATGTCCGTTTCGGCGAACGCGATCGCGACATCCTGAAGTTTGTTTCTCAACAGATTGCGACTGCCATCGAACACAAGCGATATGAAGAAGCCTTACGGCGCTCTGAGGCGCGCTACCGCTCGCTGATCCTGAGCGCCGCTTACGGCATCTACCGGTGCACGTTAGCCGGGAAATTCCTGGATGTGAATCCGGCCCTCATTTCTATGCTGGGTTATGTCTCGGTGGAAGAAGTTCTGCAACTCGATCCACGGCGCGATGTCTTCTTCAATGCGCAAGAACTGGATCGCTTAACCGAGGAATACCGCCGCAATGGAAGCCTCAATGGCGTTGAGGTGCAGTGGAGGGCCAAAGATGGCCATGTGATCGTGGTGCGCTTGAGTGGGCGTCCTGTCAGTGGCGCGGACACGGTAGAAGAACTTGAGATCATCGCTGAGGACATCACCGAACGCCGCCAGTTGGAAGAACAGTTTCGCCAGGCACAGAAGATGGAAGCGGTCGGCAGACTCGCCGGTGGCGTGGCCCACGACTTCAACAATCTTCTGATGGTGATCAACGGCTATACCGAAGTGCTGCTGGAAGAATTGAAGTCGGGTAGTCCGATGTATCAGAAAGTACATTCCATTCAGCAGGCTTCCGATCGCGCCGCCACTCTGACCCGGCAACTGCTGGCATTCAGCCGCAAGCAACTTCTGGAACTGAAAGTAGTCGACGTCAATACCGTGATCGCCGACATGGAACGGTTATTGCGGCCGTTAATTGGCGAGAACATCACTCTTGCGACTCGGCTCGCACCCGATGCAGGCCGAACGCGCGCCGATGCCGGACAACTCGAACAGGTCATCATGAACCTGGTCGTCAATGCCAAAGATGCCATGCCCGATGGAGGCAGAATTACGATTCAAAGCTCGGAGGTCACGGTGCGCCCGAATTTCCGGGAGCATCGATTCATCCAGCCTGGCCGCTATGTCGTGATCTCGGTCGTCGATACCGGACTTGGCATGGACAAGGAAACTCAATCCCGCATTTTCGAACCTTTTTTCACCACCAAGGAAAAAGGCAAAGGCACCGGACTCGGGCTCTCGACCGTCTACGGAATCGTGAAGCAGAGCGGCGGCTACGTGTTTGCCCAAAGTGAAATCGGGACGGGGACAACGTTCTATATTTACTTGCCGCGAGTGGAAGACGCACCCGAGGCAATGAGTCCGGCCAAGGCGCAGGAGAACGAAAAGGGCGGCTGCGAAACCATCTTGCTGGTCGAGGACGAAGACTCGGTCCGCGAACTCGTGCGCGAAACGCTGGTGGCGCGTGGCTACCACGTGCTCGAGGCTGAAAACGGAGAAAGCGGCCTGCGCGTCGCCGAAATGCACCGCGATGAAATCGATATCCTGATCACCGACGTCATCATGCCCGGGATCGGTGGCCGTGAACTGGCGAAAAGGCTGCTCCAGATTCGGCCACGCCTGGCCGTACTCTACCTCTCCGGCTATACCGAAGACACGATCCTCCATCAGGGGGCGCTCGATCCAGGAACTGCATTCCTGCAGAAACCCTTTACCCTGCAAAACCTTGCCCGCAAGGTCCGGGAAGTCCTTCGGCTGGCATCAAACTGA
- the msrP gene encoding protein-methionine-sulfoxide reductase catalytic subunit MsrP — protein sequence MLFKKPSDIASSEITPKDVYLNRRRFLTGAAVAGVATAAGFAFRELGSPSVVTEANAKIDGVKKSSFSTTEAQTPFKDVSSYNNFYEFSTDKYEPAGIAKNFKTRPWTVTIDGLVKKKLQLDVDAIIKMAAPEERIYRHRCVEGWSIVVPWVGFSLSELIKVADPLGKAKFVEFTTLLDPKQMPGQRVPVLQWPYVEGLRMDEAMHPLALLCFGMYGETLPNQNGAPLRVVIPWKYGFKSAKSIVRIRFTDQEPMNSWQLSASNEYGFYSNVNPNVDHPRWSQARERRLGEFTKRPTLMFNGYDQVVSLYSGMDLKKNF from the coding sequence ATGCTTTTCAAAAAACCTTCCGATATAGCTTCCTCTGAAATCACGCCCAAAGATGTCTATTTGAACCGGCGCCGTTTCCTCACGGGCGCAGCCGTGGCTGGAGTCGCGACGGCGGCGGGCTTCGCATTTCGGGAACTTGGCTCGCCTTCAGTGGTGACGGAAGCCAACGCAAAGATTGACGGCGTAAAGAAAAGTTCGTTCAGCACCACCGAAGCGCAAACTCCGTTCAAGGATGTCAGCAGCTATAACAATTTTTATGAGTTCTCCACCGACAAGTATGAACCGGCGGGCATTGCCAAGAATTTCAAGACGCGTCCGTGGACGGTGACCATCGATGGCCTGGTCAAGAAGAAACTGCAACTCGACGTAGACGCGATCATAAAAATGGCCGCGCCCGAAGAACGAATCTACCGGCATCGCTGCGTAGAGGGGTGGTCGATCGTTGTTCCGTGGGTAGGATTCTCGCTGAGTGAGTTGATCAAAGTCGCAGATCCGCTAGGCAAAGCAAAATTTGTTGAGTTCACGACGCTCCTCGATCCCAAGCAGATGCCCGGCCAGCGCGTGCCGGTGCTCCAATGGCCCTACGTCGAAGGCCTGCGCATGGACGAAGCGATGCATCCGCTGGCATTGCTTTGCTTTGGAATGTATGGCGAGACTCTTCCCAACCAAAATGGAGCGCCTCTGCGCGTCGTGATTCCGTGGAAATACGGCTTCAAGAGCGCCAAGTCGATCGTGAGAATCCGTTTCACCGATCAGGAGCCGATGAACAGCTGGCAACTCTCGGCCTCGAACGAATACGGATTTTATTCGAATGTGAATCCAAATGTGGACCATCCCCGCTGGAGCCAGGCACGCGAGCGGCGCCTCGGCGAATTCACGAAGCGGCCCACGCTGATGTTCAACGGCTACGACCAGGTCGTGAGCCTCTATTCGGGAATGGATTTGAAGAAAAACTTTTAA
- a CDS encoding PilZ domain-containing protein, which yields MNNDSAATAPAYHRHRRFPRHAMDARIQLSVFRDGSTISLWGRTSELGQDGVGATLSAELKVGEVVSMEFPIPVPPYLMKVRAIARYSEGLRCGFEFLIVTEEQRQTLRRTCEVLTSAF from the coding sequence TTGAACAACGACAGTGCCGCAACAGCCCCCGCGTATCACCGGCATCGGCGCTTTCCGCGTCACGCAATGGATGCGCGCATTCAACTCTCGGTATTCCGCGACGGCTCGACAATTTCGCTCTGGGGCCGCACCAGCGAGTTGGGGCAAGATGGCGTGGGAGCCACCCTCAGTGCGGAATTAAAAGTTGGGGAAGTTGTTTCCATGGAATTTCCCATTCCCGTCCCACCCTATTTGATGAAGGTGCGAGCCATCGCACGCTACAGCGAAGGCCTGCGCTGCGGATTCGAATTTCTGATTGTGACTGAGGAACAGCGGCAAACGCTTCGCCGGACCTGTGAAGTTCTGACCAGCGCCTTCTAA